The following coding sequences lie in one Mercenaria mercenaria strain notata chromosome 5, MADL_Memer_1, whole genome shotgun sequence genomic window:
- the LOC128546071 gene encoding neuronal acetylcholine receptor subunit alpha-6-like, with protein sequence MHSGAKGIEMEEFETNSEWDVIDTNYTVDWESGEASVIFSVKIKRKPLYVLLSVIMPIIMLSALNIFVFVLPCDSGEKASYSITVFLAFAVFLSIISATFPENSEVIALFSIYLIVQTLQSTVITLIALVLARCASFDADKTPVPLWLQCLLTVLSCQCCCRRRIRKNQVADMESDSKGISKIKEIAKTRSAFSKAKDDEVSNENESAISPYNTWKTVVNKLDIVFFVFFTLVLVVSTIAFFTATATRSP encoded by the coding sequence ATGCATAGTGGAGCAAAGGGTATAGAAATGGAGGAGTTTGAAACCAACTCTGAATGGGATGTCATTGATACAAACTACACTGTCGACTGGGAATCTGGCGAAGCATCTGTAATATTCAGTGTCAAAATTAAAAGGAAGCCACTGTATGTCCTTCTTTCAGTGATCATGCCAATAATCATGTTGTCAGCactgaacatttttgtttttgttcttccTTGCGACAGTGGAGAGAAAGCGAGCTATTCCATTACGGTATTTTTGGCTTTCGCTGTGTTTCTGTCGATAATTTCAGCAACATTCCCCGAGAATTCGGAAGTGATAGCTTTATTCTCTATCTATCTTATCGTGCAGACATTACAGAGCACAGTAATTACACTGATTGCACTTGTACTTGCTCGATGTGCCTCATTTGATGCCGATAAAACGCCAGTGCCACTCTGGTTACAGTGCCTACTCACAGTGCTGAGCTGTCAGTGCTGCTGCAGAAGACGTATAAGAAAGAATCAAGTGGCAGATATGGAATCTGATTCCAAAGGAattagtaaaataaaagaaattgcaaAAACAAGATCCGCATTTTCTAAAGCAAAAGACGATGAAGTTTCAAATGAGAATGAGTCTGCTATATCACCATACAACACATGGAAAACCGTTGTCAACAAGCTTGACATAGTATTCTTTGTGTTCTTCACTCTCGTACTGGTTGTCTCAACAATTGCTTTTTTCACCGCCACTGCAACAAGGAGTCCATAA